The proteins below are encoded in one region of Triticum aestivum cultivar Chinese Spring chromosome 1B, IWGSC CS RefSeq v2.1, whole genome shotgun sequence:
- the LOC123105807 gene encoding uncharacterized protein isoform X1, whose product MASVEELGDEEEVEGFEPFFYDSEDWDAWAEEEVERRRREEEEKARKTEENRRRSEAHDAVMDSIIEHDPKAGRKVYTRFFLRDFSVFDIDDESSVPPMRYTDSIYQDEFGLEDSANILSVSIVSSDAGFPVDVYGRVIARDSIDYKCIYLFHRNRDDCQRVNKDGMLILTGPSRGLVLVDFIYLEIDLKIREGVSPDRPFSKGLISIDGRVLSREKDVMVRSETLESWLSTTEVRFTTVLNAVECTFKIKLIEGLFKGNITVGIADKARKLDNEQTIVIHDSTADGVVASDESGVIKLRRSVITICLERTVMFHINNEAAGVCAERTFDFTPRRTGAEEQKITCGAGKFRFRVVWSLMDFRL is encoded by the exons ATGGCGTCTGTAGAGGAGTTGGgggatgaggaggaggtggagggattCGAGCCTTTCTTCTATGACAGCGAGGATTGGGATGCctgggcggaggaggaggtggagaggcgccggcgggaggaagaggagaaggcgcGGAAGACGGAGGAGAACCGACGGAGAAGCGAGGCACACGATGCGGTCATGGACTCCATCATCGAGCACGACCCCAAGGCAGGGCGCAAGGTCTACACCCGGTTTTTTCTCAGAGACTTCTCCGTCTTCGACATCGATGATGAGT CGTCTGTCCCTCCGATGCGATACACCGATAGTATCTACCAAGATGAATTTGGGCTAGAAGACTCTGCAAACATCCTCTCCGTCAGCATAGTCTCCTCAGATGCAGGCTTCCCAGTCGATGTCTATGGCCGTGTCATTGCCAGAGACAGCATTGACTACAAGTGCATTTATCTCTTTCACCGCAATAGAGATGACTGCCAGCGTGTCAACAAG GATGGAATGCTGATTTTAACTGGCCCAAGTCGAGGTCTAGTGCTGGTTGATTTCATCTATCTAGAGATAGATCTTAAAATCAGGGAAGGAGTGTCTCCAGACAGGCCATTTAGCAAGGGTCTAATAAGTATTGATGGCCGAGTACTGTCTAGAGAGAAAGATGTCATGGTTAGAAGTGAAACACTTGAGAGCTGGCTCAGCACTACAGAAGTGAGATTCACAACTGTCCTGAACGCAGTCGAGTGCACCTTTAAAATCAAGCTCATTGAGGGGCTTTTTAAAGGAAATATAACAGTTGGCATCGCGGATAAAGCTCGCAAGCTGGACAATGAACAAACGATTGTGATTCATGATAGCACAGCAGATGGCGTGGTTGCAAGTGATGAAAGTGGAGTTATCAAACTCCGGCGAAGTGTCATTACTATCTGTCTGGAAAGAACGGTGATGTTTCACATAAATAATGAGGCTGCTGGTGTTTGTGCTGAACGAACCTTTGATTTCACTCCACGCCGCACTGGTGCAGAAGAACAGAAAATTACGTGTGGTGCTGGGAAGTTCAGATTCAGGGTTGTCTGGTCCTTGATGGACTTTAGGCTGTAA